The following proteins come from a genomic window of Pseudomonas sp. J452:
- a CDS encoding PIN domain-containing protein, with amino-acid sequence MHLVMLDTCIRLDISSKKAELPMLTALEHLVEGRVIGILLPDLVRTEYERNEDRVIEATRKQLSAECKLVKGIIEDFGSEGKQVALAAIDDVNH; translated from the coding sequence ATGCATCTAGTAATGCTCGATACCTGCATTAGGCTGGATATTTCTTCCAAGAAGGCTGAGCTTCCAATGCTCACAGCGCTGGAGCATCTCGTCGAAGGTAGGGTCATTGGAATCCTGCTGCCAGATCTGGTGCGCACAGAATACGAACGAAACGAAGACAGGGTTATCGAAGCAACACGTAAGCAGCTGTCTGCTGAGTGCAAGTTAGTCAAAGGAATAATCGAAGACTTTGGAAGCGAAGGAAAGCAGGTTGCGCTAGCCGCTATTGATGATGTAAACCATTGA
- a CDS encoding histone-like nucleoid-structuring protein, MvaT/MvaU family: MSKLAEFRQLEQQLAAQLAELEAMKNDSSLKKEIEFEKKLRALMAEYGVSLGGVINLLDPQGGRRAPVVVSSGQRKARALKIYVNPQNGERVETKGGNHKTLKAWKEEFGADVVESWLQK; this comes from the coding sequence ATGTCGAAGCTCGCCGAATTCCGCCAACTCGAACAACAGCTCGCTGCTCAGCTCGCCGAGCTGGAAGCCATGAAAAACGACAGCTCCCTTAAAAAGGAAATCGAATTTGAGAAGAAACTGCGGGCTTTGATGGCTGAATATGGCGTGAGCCTCGGGGGCGTTATCAATCTTCTCGATCCTCAAGGTGGTCGTCGTGCTCCTGTTGTTGTGAGTTCTGGTCAGCGCAAGGCTCGTGCTTTGAAGATTTACGTCAACCCTCAGAACGGCGAGCGTGTTGAGACCAAAGGCGGTAACCACAAAACACTGAAAGCTTGGAAAGAAGAATTCGGTGCTGATGTGGTTGAAAGCTGGCTGCAGAAGTAA
- a CDS encoding tyrosine-type recombinase/integrase, producing the protein MERLPFGYEERRVRREKGFLAHIDACGGATMANDVMPRRHKALPKFLSMAEIKALLAAVDNPHHRMMIRLALHTGLRREEIATFPLFYVFDPDKGGRNERNLRIQLDPYDGSGMATKGSKPRDIYVSRRFMADLYRYTTKVRGERASLSNIPQEALFPNQLGEPYGSDGKSINRIISGAGKQAGIKVHTHMLRHTYATYTLASLQRNRVNGIDPLVFLQRQLGHASIQTTMVYLHVVNEMADEVVLAYDDELNALAGEE; encoded by the coding sequence GTGGAGCGCCTACCCTTCGGCTACGAAGAACGCAGAGTGAGGCGAGAAAAAGGATTCCTTGCGCATATCGATGCCTGTGGCGGCGCCACCATGGCAAACGATGTGATGCCGCGTAGACACAAAGCCCTGCCCAAGTTTCTGAGTATGGCCGAGATCAAGGCACTCCTTGCTGCGGTGGATAACCCTCATCATCGGATGATGATCCGCTTGGCGCTGCACACAGGCCTACGCCGCGAGGAAATCGCCACTTTCCCGCTGTTCTATGTATTCGACCCCGACAAAGGAGGACGAAACGAGCGAAACCTCCGCATTCAGCTGGACCCTTACGACGGTAGCGGAATGGCAACCAAGGGCAGCAAGCCGCGAGATATCTACGTCAGCCGCCGGTTCATGGCCGACCTCTATCGCTACACAACAAAAGTGCGTGGCGAGCGTGCCTCGCTGAGCAATATCCCGCAAGAGGCGCTGTTCCCCAATCAACTCGGTGAGCCCTATGGCTCAGACGGCAAGAGCATCAACCGGATCATCAGCGGTGCTGGCAAGCAGGCGGGAATCAAGGTTCATACGCACATGCTCCGGCATACTTACGCCACCTATACCCTAGCCAGCCTGCAGCGCAACCGTGTGAACGGGATAGACCCTCTGGTGTTCCTCCAGCGGCAACTTGGCCACGCCTCGATTCAAACGACCATGGTGTACCTGCATGTGGTCAATGAAATGGCCGACGAGGTGGTGCTGGCCTACGACGACGAGTTGAACGCACTGGCGGGAGAGGAGTGA
- a CDS encoding IS3 family transposase (programmed frameshift), whose amino-acid sequence MSNPRYPEEFKIEAVKQVTERGLPVAEVAARLGMSTHSLYAWVKRYSKPQEQRAQEDDQHAELRRLRAELKRVTEERDILKKGRRVLCQGVRLKYAFISQLSADYSVRRLCLTLKVHASGYYAWLAEPKSARAKDDQRLLGLIKHSWLESGGVYGYRKIHDDLRELGEQCGRHRVARLMRQEGLRSQTGYRRRPGRYGGKPPVASPNHLERRFNVTEPNKVWVTDITYIRTYEGWLFLAVVLDLFSRQVIGWSMKPQMTSDLAIDALLMAVWRRKPKQEVMIHSDQGSQFSSGDWQSFLKANNLLGSMSRRRNCHDNAVAESFFQLLKRERIRRKIYSTRQDARADVFDYIEMFYNPKRRHGFNNQLSPVEFEKRYFQRLESV is encoded by the exons ATGAGCAACCCGCGTTATCCCGAAGAATTCAAAATCGAAGCAGTCAAACAGGTGACCGAGCGAGGTCTGCCGGTGGCTGAGGTAGCTGCTCGTTTGGGCATGTCGACACACAGCCTGTATGCCTGGGTGAAGCGCTACAGCAAGCCCCAAGAACAGCGGGCGCAAGAGGACGATCAACACGCTGAGCTACGTCGTCTGCGTGCGGAACTCAAGCGCGTGACCGAAGAGCGAGACATCCTAAAAA AAGGCCGCCGCGTACTTTGCCAAGGAGTGCGGCTGAAGTACGCCTTCATTAGTCAGCTATCCGCAGACTATTCGGTTCGCCGCCTGTGCCTGACCCTGAAAGTTCATGCCAGTGGCTACTACGCCTGGCTGGCTGAGCCGAAGTCGGCACGAGCAAAGGATGATCAGCGGCTGCTGGGTTTGATCAAGCACTCCTGGTTAGAGAGCGGTGGCGTCTATGGTTACCGCAAAATCCATGACGACCTGCGTGAGCTGGGAGAACAGTGCGGCAGGCATCGCGTTGCTCGATTAATGCGCCAGGAAGGCCTGCGTTCGCAGACGGGGTATCGGCGACGTCCAGGACGTTATGGTGGCAAGCCTCCAGTGGCCTCACCGAATCATCTTGAGCGTCGATTCAATGTCACTGAACCGAACAAGGTCTGGGTTACGGACATAACCTACATCCGCACCTATGAGGGTTGGTTATTTTTGGCGGTGGTGCTCGATCTGTTTTCGCGGCAGGTAATCGGTTGGTCAATGAAGCCGCAGATGACTAGCGATCTGGCTATTGATGCATTGCTGATGGCGGTTTGGCGGCGTAAGCCAAAGCAGGAAGTGATGATTCATTCCGACCAAGGTAGCCAGTTCAGCAGCGGCGACTGGCAGAGCTTTCTGAAAGCCAACAACTTGCTTGGCAGCATGAGTCGGCGTCGCAACTGCCATGACAATGCGGTAGCGGAAAGCTTTTTCCAGCTGCTGAAGCGGGAGCGGATCAGGCGAAAGATCTATAGCACCAGGCAGGATGCCAGAGCCGATGTGTTCGATTACATCGAGATGTTCTACAACCCAAAACGCCGGCACGGTTTCAACAACCAGCTGTCGCCGGTAGAGTTTGAAAAGCGCTATTTCCAGAGACTGGAGAGTGTCTAG